A genomic region of Arachis stenosperma cultivar V10309 chromosome 9, arast.V10309.gnm1.PFL2, whole genome shotgun sequence contains the following coding sequences:
- the LOC130947671 gene encoding histone H1-like: protein MSTAAAQPKTKKTAASKKPPSHPTFAEMITDAISSLKERTGSSQYAITKFIEEKHRNLPPTFRKLLLHNLKKSVAAGKLVKVKNSFKLAPKAASPPAPVKAPAKASSAAAAKPKAAAASKPGPKPASKPKAKPAAITKKAAAKPKAKTAPASAKPKRKPKANAPAKKVASKPVKKTPVKKPKSVKSPAKKVAAKKTKK, encoded by the exons ATGTCTACCGCCGCAGCACAGCCCAAGACTAAGAAAACGGCTGCGTCCAAGAAGCCTCCTTCTCACCCCACCTTCGCCGAG ATGATAACGGATGCGATTTCGAGTTTGAAAGAGAGAACTGGTTCAAGCCAATATGCGATAACGAAGTTCATCGAAGAGAAGCACAGGAATCTTCCACCAACCTTCCGGAAGCTTCTTCTCCACAACCTCAAGAAATCCGTCGCTGCTGGAAAGCTCGTGAAAGTGAAGAATTCATTCAAGCTTGCGCCGAAAGCTGCTTCTCCTCCCGCTCCAGTGAAGGCTCCAGCGAAGGCTTCTTCTGCTGCCGCCGCCAAGCCTAAAGCCGCGGCGGCTTCCAAGCCTGGTCCTAAGCCTGCGTCCAAACCTAAAGCCAAACCAGCTGCCATTACGAAGAAGGCCGCTGCCAAACCTAAAGCCAAAACTGCTCCTGCTTCTGCAAAGCCGAAGCGGAAGCCAAAAGCGAATGCTCCGGCGAAGAAGGTTGCTTCCAAGCCGGTGAAGAAGACGCCAGTTAAAAAGCCGAAAAGCGTGAAGTCTCCTGCGAAGAAAGTAGCGGCGAAGAAGACTAAGAAGTGA